In Dromiciops gliroides isolate mDroGli1 chromosome 4, mDroGli1.pri, whole genome shotgun sequence, one DNA window encodes the following:
- the F11R gene encoding junctional adhesion molecule A, with amino-acid sequence MAERAGKRHLLLLLTAATLCCTTLGSGSVYSSEKEVKVDEHQPATLTCYYTGFSSPRVEWKFVQGSTTSLVCYDSKITASYQDRVVFSQNGISFHSVTRKDTGTYTCMVTQNGGNNYGETSVQLTVLVPPSKPTVNIPSSATIGNRIILTCSEEDGSPPPQYQWFKDGLLMPSDPKKSRTFSNSSYTMNSKTGELVFEPLSAFDTGDYSCQASNGVGTAMLSEVVRMEAVELNVGGIVAAVIVTLILLGLLIFGVWFAYSRGYFTRASKGSTSKKVIYSQPSARSDGEFRQTSSFLV; translated from the exons GTTGTACAACACTGGGCAGTGGTTCAGTCTATTCTTCTGAAAAGGAAGTTAAAGTAGACGAGCATCAAC CTGCCACGCTAACCTGTTATTACACCGGCTTCTCCTCGCCCCGAGTGGAGTGGAAGTTTGTTCAGGGAAGTACGACCAGCCTGGTTTGCTATGACAGCAAGATTACTG CTTCCTACCAAGACCGGGTGGTCTTCTCCCAGAATggtatttctttccattctgtgACCCGAAAGGACACAGGGACATATACATGTATGGTCACTCAAAATGGTGGAAACAACTACGGAGAGACCAGCGTGCAGCTCACTGTGTTAG TGCCACCATCAAAGCCCACAGTCAACATTCCGTCTTCAGCCACCATTGGAAATCGAATTATACTGACCTGCTCTGAGGAGGATGGTTCTCCACCCCCTCAGTACCAGTGGTTTAAGGATGGGCTTCTGATGCCTTCAGACCCCAAGAAGAGCCGTACCTTCAGCAACTCTTCCTATACTATGAACTCAAAGACAGGAGAACTG gTGTTTGAACCTCTGTCAGCTTTTGATACAGGGGACTACTCCTGCCAAGCATCCAACGGGGTTGGGACTGCCATGCTCTCAGAAGTTGTGCGAATGGAAGCCG TGGAACTGAATGTAGGGGGCATCGTGGCTGCTGTGATTGTGACGCTGATCCTCCTTGGGCTCCTGATTTTTGGTGTCTGGTTTGCCTACTCTCGAGGCTATTTCACCA gagCAAGTAAAGG GAGCACCAGTAAGAAAGTAATCTATAGCCAGCCCTCTGCCCGTAGTGAT GGAGAATTCCGACAGACGTCATCATTTTTGGTGTGA